A single window of Micromonas commoda chromosome 6, complete sequence DNA harbors:
- a CDS encoding predicted protein — translation MVKITTICCIGAGYVGGPTMAMIALKCPHIKVTVVDISQPRIDAWNSDELPIYEPGLDEVVKACRGKNLFFSTDVAGAIRESQMIFVSVNTPTKKTGLGSGKAADLTYWESAARTIAAESKDNKIIVEKSTVPVRTAEAIEKVLKRNCSDASVQFDILSNPEFLAEGTAISDLTAPDRVLIGGKIENEAGQAAVDALAEVYANWVPKNQIITANLWSAELSKLAANAFLAQRISSINAMSALCEATGADVAQVAHSIGTDSRIGPKFLNASVGFGGSCFQKDILNLAYICECHGLKEVADYWYSVVGMNDYQKSRFVRRVVSAMFNTIRNKKIAMLGFAFKKDTGDTRETPAIDVGKGLIEDGAQLAIYDPQVKEDQIAYDMEGMMGNITCYKTAKEALQDAHAVTIMTEWDEFKSYDWKEIYDVMQKPAFVFDGRLILDHDHLREIGFIVYALGKPIDPFIKSAEGA, via the exons ATGGTTAAGATTACAACGA TCTGctgcatcggcgccggctaCGTCGGTGGCCCGACCATGGCCATGATCGCCCTGAAGTGCCCCCACATCAAGGTGACCGTGGTGGACATCAGCCAGCCCAGGATCGACGCTTGGAACAGCGACGAGCTCCCAATCTACGAGCCCGGCCTCGACGAGGTGGTCAAGGCGTGCAGGGGCAAGAACCTCTTCTTCTccaccgacgtcgcgggtgccATCCGCGAGTCGCAGATGATCTTCGTGTCCGTCAACACCCCCACCAAGAAGACCGGCCTCGGAAGCGGcaaggcggcggacctcACCTACTGggagtccgccgcgcgaaccaTCGCGGCTGAGTCCAAGGACAACAAGATCATCGTCGAGAAATCCACCGTGCCGGTTCGCACCGCGGAAGCCATCGAGAAGGTCCTCAAGCGCAACTGCAGCGACGCCAGCGTCCAGTTCGACATCCTCTCCAACCCCgagttcctcgccgagggcaCCGCCATCTCCGACCTCACCGCGCCCGACCGCGTCCTCATCGGAGGCAAGATCGAGAACGAGGCTGGCCAGgctgccgtcgacgccctcgcggaggtgTACGCCAACTGGGTTCCCAAGAATCAGATCATCACCGCCAACCTCTGGTCCGCCGAGCTctccaagctcgccgccaacgcgttcctcgcgcagcGCATCTCCTCCATCAACGCCATGTCGGCGCTCTGCGAagccaccggcgccgacgtcgcgcaggtTGCCCACTCCATCGGCACGGACAGCCGCATCGGACCGAAGTTCCTGAACGCTTCCGTGGGCTTCGGCGGCTCCTGCTTCCAGAAGGATATCCTGAACCTCGCGTACATCTGTGAGTGCCATGGCTTGAAGGAGGTTGCGGATTACTGGTACAGCGTGGTTGGCATGAACGACTACCAGAAGAGCCGCTTTGTGCGTCGCGTGGTGTCCGCCATGTTCAACACCATCCGCAACAAGAAGATCGCCATGCTGGGCTTCGCGTTCAAGAAGGACACCGGCGACACCCGCGAGACCCCGGCCATCGACGTGGGCAAGGGCCTCATCGAGGATGGCGCGCAGCTCGCAATTTACGATCCCCAGGTCAAGGAGGACCAGATCGCGTACGACATGGAGGGCATGATGGGTAACATCACCTGCTACAAGACCGCCAAGGAGGCCCTTCAGGACGCCCACGCCGTCACCATCATGACCGAGTGGGACGAGTTCAAGTCGTACGACTGGAAGGAGATCTACGACGTCATGCAGAAGCCCGCGTTTGTTTTCGACGGCCGACTCATCCTCGACCACGACCACCTCAGGGAGATTGGATTCATCGTGTACGCGCTCGGTAAGCCCATCGATCCCTTCATCAAGTCCGCGGAGGGTGCGTAA
- a CDS encoding predicted protein, translated as MWTEQIWAGHWIKEGLTSVGKCFAKQEPGKYHNQHRRRRHVMSCAASVVRCGATRAQIGVSLLSRRVDANRVAIRPVRAKAVPTGADVENGTIDLVVSTEEARRTLQFDKVILDEREGPVIFVTGVAIGSAAEAAGVTPGQRLVAVSDPVNDGELWFIDGTERLAFVNDAIRSTRAYECTVVVESEVSVTKAAVDAVRGPPSDEERERDEQRRRNAAKADLGVPPAPPQKKREREDLYSDNWAGDEYTGGTWNELTVGIAIFVAVPALILTLGVTTRGVLWDTGGFF; from the coding sequence ATGTGGACAGAACAAATCTGGGCCGGACACTGGATCAAGGAGGGCCTGACAAGTGTAGGAAAGTGTTTTGCCAAGCAAGAGCCCGGGAAATATCACAATCAacatcggcgccgtcgacacGTCATGTCCTGCGCAGCGTCCGTGGTTCGATGCGGGGCAACCCGCGCCCAGATCGGCGTGAGCCTTCtctcccgtcgcgtcgacgctaACCGCGTCGCAATTCGCCCCGTGCGCGCCAAAGCCGTCCCGActggcgcggacgtggagaaCGGCACtatcgacctcgtcgtcagcacggaggaggcgaggcgaaCGCTCCAGTTCGACAAGGTGATcctggacgagcgcgagggaccGGTGATattcgtcaccggcgtcgccatcggcagcgccgcggaggccgccGGCGTCACCCCGGGTcagcggctcgtcgcggtctCGGACCCGgtgaacgacggcgagctctgGTTCATCGACGGCACGGAGCGATTGGCATTCGTCAACGACGCCATCCGGAGCACCCGCGCGTACGAGTGCACGGTCGTCGTGGAGAGCGAGGTGAGCGtgaccaaggcggcggtggacgccgtgaGGGGGCCCCccagcgacgaggagagggagagggacgagcagaggcggaggaacgcggcgaaggcggacctcggcgtccctcCGGCGCCTCCCCAGAAGAAGCGCGAGAGGGAGGACCTCTACTCCGACAACTGGGCCGGAGACGAGTACACCGGCGGGACGTGGAACGAGCTGACGGTGGGAATCGCCATCTTCGTGGCTGTTCCCGCGCTCATCCTGACCCTGGGGGTGACCACGCGGGGGGTCCTGTGGGACACCGGCGGCTTCTTCTGA
- the AMI6 gene encoding glycoside hydrolase family 13 protein (candidate a-glycosidase) gives MAALSTTGPAAVARPARSLSLTTRRSTHARAPAGRARTVQVQAQVRIQFELEGASPDVRVIGNHPALGNWDPAQGLRNGDYITLEDPGAMRLEYKWHNGSEYEMGGNRMVVLPDAADRDVTLALAVVDRLRAVPDVVYQPPVVQQQQAPPPNVPTVEPVYKGQPAQYAGQSGYDGYQAPVNITYHDHHDPYYDDHDHDNDNDVIDHSYGSYQAPAAYQAPPVHEAPAYEAPTRSYHDEASPGASIDDGAKRMQFVPVSAAGPDAGDRKPDGSGPPRWFREGVVYSIQTLGFCGCEGPPGSFSEGERLMKLLNEGWIEHLARLGCTVLYLGPLMRASHDLGHGYDTADYFQLDPRLGTVETLRAVVDACHLLGIRVIVDGVFNHTGRDHFAAQDVVRNGRSSQYWDWYRGARELPGGGAEIPGWEGHAGLPQLNHQNPDVRRHITDCGRFWMSSEGANIDGWRLDVAHEVAPEFWREFSAACRDAKPDCVLLGELMHGDYNTHVGPGLLDSGTNYQLSKALWSSLNDHNYWELAHSYGRDKDMYGALTMLNFLGNHDQMRIHSRLNNPSAHYPLAAASMILGRGVPCLYYGDELGEQGKPGGPEGDLAMRRAIDLRDALANQSAKDVARRTAELVALRRSHEALRDADADQVPLAHTNETMAFARVAHGGASAVVAFNNSDNSQRMTLPVGEKIGAHDGCEFEEPLANGQRLHVSGGQLHVELPPNGLRVFLRV, from the coding sequence ATGGCCGCCCTATCGACCACCGGGCCCGCAGCCGTggcccgcccggcgcgatctCTCTCGCTCACGACCCGCAGGAGCACCCATGCGAGGGCccccgccggtcgcgcccgaACGGTGCAGGTGCAGGCGCAGGTGCGCATCCagttcgagctcgagggcgccTCCCCCGACGTCAGGGTGATCGGTAACCACCCCGCGCTCGGAAACTGGGATCCCGCCCAAGGCCTCCGCAACGGCGACTACATCACGCTGGAAGACCCCGGCGCCATGAGGCTCGAGTACAAGTGGCACAACGGGAGCGAGTACGAGATGGGCGGCAACCGCATGGTCGTCctcccggacgccgccgatcgcgacgtcaccctcgcgctggccgtcgtcgatcgccttCGCGCGGTCCCCGACGTCGTTTACCAGCCCCCCGTcgtgcagcagcagcaggcgccCCCCCCCAATGTGCCCACCGTCGAGCCCGTGTACAAGGGTCAGCCGGCACAGTACGCGGGTCAGTCCGGGTACGACGGCTACCAGGCCCCGGTCAACATAACCTACCACGATCACCACGATCCGTACTACGACGATCACGATCACGACAACGACAACGACGTCATCGATCACTCGTACGGCTCCTACCAGGCTCCCGCCGCCTACCAGGCTCCCCCCGTCCACGAGGCTCCCGCCTACGAGGCTCCCACGCGCTCCTACCACGACGAGGCGTCCCCGGGGGCCagcatcgacgacggcgccaaaCGCATGCAGTTCGTCCcggtgtccgccgcgggccccgacgcgggcgatcgcAAACCCGACGGCTCCGGTCCCCCGCGCTGGttccgcgagggcgtggtGTACTCCATCCAGACGCTCGGCTTTTGCGGATGCGAGGGACCGCCGGGTTCGTTCTCCGAGGGGGAACGGCTGATGAAGCTGCTGAACGAGGGGTGGATCGAGCACCTCGCCAGGCTCGGGTGCACGGTGCTCTACCTCGGCCCGCTcatgcgcgcgtcgcacgatCTCGGCCACGGGTACGACACCGCGGATTACTTCCAGCTGGACCCGCGCTTGGGAACTGTGGAGACGCTtcgcgcggtggtggacgcgtgccACCTCCTGGGCATCAgggtcatcgtcgacggcgtgttCAACCACACCGGCCGCGATCACTTCGCGGCGCAGGACGTCGTGAGGAACGGGAGGAGTTCGCAGTACTGGGACTGGTacaggggcgcgagggaacttcccggcggcggcgcggagatcCCGGGCTGGGAAGGTCACGCGGGGCTGCCCCAGCTGAACCACCAGAACCCGGACGTGCGCCGCCACATCACGGACTGCGGCAGGTTTTGGATGTCGAGCGAGGGCGCGAACATCGACGGGTGGaggctcgacgtcgcgcacgagGTGGCGCCGGAATTTTGGCGGGAGTTTAGCGCCGCGTGCCGAGACGCCAAGCCCGACTGcgtgctcctcggcgagctcatgCACGGCGACTACAACACCCACGTGGGCCCCGGGCTTCTGGACAGCGGGACCAACTACCAGCTGTCCAAGGCGCTGTGGTCCTCTCTCAACGACCACAACTACTGGGAGCTGGCGCACTCGTACGGCCGCGATAAGGACATGTACGGCGCCCTCACCATGCTCAACTTTCTCGGCAATCACGACCAGATGAGGATCCACAGCCGCCTCAACAACCCGTCCGCGCACtacccgctcgccgccgcgtccatgatCCTCGGCCGCGGTGTGCCGTGCCTCTACTACGGAGACGAACTCGGCGAGCAGGGCAAGCCCGGGGGCCCCGAGGGCGACCTCGCCATGCGCCGCGCCATCGACCTCCGAGACGCCCTCGCGAACCAAAGCGCGAAAGACGTCGCCAGGCgcaccgccgagctcgtcgcgctgcgcAGGTCGCACgaggcgctccgcgacgcggacgccgatcAGGTCCCGCTGGCGCACACCAACGAGACCATGGCGTTCGCGAGGgtcgcgcacggcggcgcgtcggccgtcgtcgccttcaACAACTCGGATAACTCCCAGCGAATGACGCTGCCCGTGGGCGAGAAGATCGGGGCACACGACGGGTGCGAGTTTGAGGAGCCGCTCGCAAACGGTCAGCGGCTGCACGTGTCCGGGGGACAGCTCCACGTCGAGCTGCCCCCCAACGGGCTCCGGGTGTTCCTCCGCGTGTAA
- a CDS encoding predicted protein, producing ALIEDGRVFSEIFPVRFDEVGPDKACTMRTVASMMQECACNHIQAMWGKGQSSPAEMRSNNQAFVCTQMHIEVHEYPRWGDEVEVKTWVEVERSVSARRDFELVLCDGPEGTCRAVGAATSRWVAFDVAKRRMVRIPKKTTEDVTNYHALLNNYIMGEDYVMPKLLDVRNTNLPLSQPKAFTGDRLDLDMNGHVNNVVYTEWILESVPVDMWTDYQLCELDIEFKSECGYGDVIAAV from the coding sequence gcgctcatcgaggaCGGACGCGTCTTCAGCGAGATATTCCCCGTCCGATTCGACGAGGTGGGGCCGGACAAGGCGTGCACCATGAGGACGGTGGCGTCCATGATGCAGGAGTGCGCGTGCAATCATATCCAGGCCATGTGGGGCAAGGGCCAGTCCTCCCCGGCGGAGATGCGGAGCAACAACCAGGCGTTCGTTTGCACGCAGATGCACATAGAGGTGCACGAGTACCCGCGTtggggcgacgaggtggaggtCAAGACCTGGGTCGAGGTGGAGCGGAGCGTGTCGGCGCGGAGAGACTTCGAGCTCGTGCTGTGCGATGGACCGGAGGGGACGTGCcgggcggtgggcgcggcgaccagcAGATGggtcgcgttcgacgtcgccaagcGCCGAATGGTTCGAATTCCCAAGAAAACCACAGAGGATGTGACAAACTATCACGCGCTCCTCAACAACTACATCATGGGCGAGGACTACGTCATGCCCAAGCTCCTGGACGTCAGGAACACCAACCTGCCGCTGTCCCAGCCCAAGGCGTTCACCGGCGACCGTTTGGACCTGGACATGAACGGTCACGTCAACAACGTCGTGTACACCGAGTGGATACTCGAATCCGTCCCGGTTGACATGTGGACCGACTACCAGCTGTGCGAGCTCGACATCGAGTTCAAGAGCGAGTGCGGCTACGgagacgtcatcgccgcggtga
- a CDS encoding predicted protein: MARGVSASKEDVHAAIANVDKGLFPKAFCKVVPDLLTGDEEYCTCMHADGAGTKSSLAYMYWKETGDLSVWRGIAQDAVIMNTDDLLCIGCVDNILLSSTIGRNKSLIPGEVLKALISGTEDVLATMRDNGVGIISTGGETADVGDLVRTVIVDSTVTARMKRSDVISNDGIRAGDVVVGLASYGKATYETEYNGGMGSNGLTSARHDVFHKALAAKYPESFDASVPSDLVYSGKYALTDVEPETGLTVGKLVLSPTRTYAPVVKKLLDSMDRSDIHGMVHCSGGAQSKVGHFLVDGLHVIKDNMLPVPPLFRLINECSGTEWSEMYKVFNCGHRMEVYVSPENAEKVIEVSKSFNIDAQVVGRVEAIEGKSKVTVKSEYGEFTY; encoded by the coding sequence atggcgcgcggcgtctccgcgtccaaggaggacgtccacgccgccatcgccaacgTCGATAAGGGCCTCTTCCCCAAGGCGTTCTGCAAGGTCGTCCCCGACctcctcaccggcgacgaggagtacTGCACGTGCAtgcacgccgacggcgcgggcaccAAGTCCTCGCTCGCGTACATGTACTGGAAGGAGACCGGCGATCTCTCCGTCTGGCGGGGTATCGCGCAGGATGCGGTCATCATGAACACCGACGACCTCCTCTGCATCGGCTGCGTGGACAACATCCTCCTCTCCTCCACCATCGGCCGCAACAAGAGCCTCATCCCCGGCGAGGTGCTCAAGGCGCTCATCTCCGGAACCGAAGACGTCCTCGCCACCATGAGGGACAACGGCGTCGGGATCAtctccaccggcggcgagaccGCGGACGTGGGCGACCTCGTCCgcaccgtcatcgtcgactccaccgtcaccgcgcgcatGAAGCGATCCGACGTCATCTCCAACGACGgcatccgcgcgggcgacgtcgtcgtcggcctcgcgtcCTACGGCAAGGCCACCTACGAGACCGAGTACAACGGCGGGATGGGCAGCAACGGTCTAACCTCCGCCAGGCACGACGTCTTTCacaaggcgctcgccgccaagtaCCCGGAGTCCTTCGACGCCTCCGTTCCGAGCGACCTTGTGTACTCGGGCAAGTacgcgctcaccgacgtCGAGCCGGAGACTGGGTTGACGGTGGGCAAACTCGTgctctcgccgacgcgcacgtACGCCCCGGTGGTGAAGAAGCTGCTCGATTCCATGGATCGGAGCGACATTCACGGCATGGTGCACTGCTCCGGCGGGGCGCAGAGTAAGGTTGGCCACTTCCTGGTGGACGGACTCCACGTGATCAAGGACAACATGctgccggtgccgccgctgTTCAGGCTGATCAACGAGTGCAGCGGCACGGAGTGGAGCGAGATGTACAAGGTGTTCAACTGCGGGCACCGCATGGAGGTGTACGTCTCCCCGGAGAACGCGGAGAAGGTGATCGAGGTGAGCAAGAGCTTCAACATCGACGCGCAGGTTGTGGGGCGGGTGGAGGCCATCGAGGGCAAGTCCAAGGTGACCGTGAAGAGCGAGTACGGCGAGTTCACGTACTGA
- a CDS encoding predicted protein, which yields MGIRVRASAFAHPKSPHVAALDERHFVSALQLVLPRGGGDAGDGASATEGFADVSDALRRRGAGGGVDGATSLVGPAPDGDDFRVARMTLAQLVDDAFLAQHVRPESGARFFACPLDGRLDADDVVAITPSGHLRASFTPSTHARAGVTGAKTDRGTLKHEASVHLAKKEFVPGEPFRDRLVACLARLDEEGDGRGVGWYACACERATDGEPLAVRFPPGVESEGRRITHSRRLVRRGGEDDGDGEGPPAPPVEFFRRDRGDEACAMDADGDGDGDEKSAPGDGDDGDDCGDVATRLAGFHEWIGAVAAGVGREAWVGTAGDQEAWVGTAGDDVVAEAHRWEGLLTPRMVRSAVEFCADAVDSGRYPWAAVTSWGFPEDPTRAPGASGCGELTFAVTPGGRYLLFADSSS from the coding sequence atGGGGATCAGGGTGAGGGCGAGCGCCTTCGCTCACCCCAAGTccccgcacgtcgccgcgttggacgaGCGACACTTCGTCTCCGCGCTGCAGCTCGTGCtcccgcgcgggggcggcgacgccggcgatggggcgagcgcgacggagggtTTCGCCGACGTATCGGACGCgcttcgacgccggggtgccggcggcggcgtcgacggcgcgacctCGCTCGTGGGACCCGCaccggacggcgacgactttcgcgtcgcgcgcatgaccctcgcgcagctcgtcgacgacgccttcctcgcgcAGCACGTCCGCCCGGAGTCGGGCGCGCGATTCTTCGCGTGCCCGCTGGACGgcaggctcgacgccgacgacgtcgtcgcgataACCCCGTCGGGTCACCTGCGCGCGTCGTTCACCCCATCGactcacgcgcgcgcgggcgtcaccggcgccaagACGGACCGCGGGACGCTCAAGCACGAGGCGAGCGTCCACCTCGCGAAGAAAGAGTTTGTCCCCGGCGAGCCCTTTCGCGACAGGCTGGTGGCGTGTCTCGCCAGgctggacgaggagggcgacgggcgcggcgtcggttggtacgcgtgcgcgtgcgagAGAGCAACGGACGGCGAGCCCCTGGCGGTCCGATtcccgcccggcgtcgagagCGAGGGGAGGCGAATAACGCATTCGCGCAGGCTAGTTcgacggggcggggaggacgacggggacggggagggaCCGCCGGCTCCCCCCGTCGAGTTCTTCCGTCGCGAccggggcgacgaggcgtgcgcgatggacgccgacggggacggggacggggacgaaaagtcggcacccggggacggggacgacggggacgactgtggggacgtcgcgacgcgcctcgcgggTTTTCACGAGTGGATCGGCGCCGTTGCGGCTGgggtcgggcgcgaggcgtggGTCGGGACCGCGGGCGACCAGGAGGCGTGGGTCGggaccgcgggcgacgacgtcgtcgccgaggcgcatcGGTGGGAGGGGCTGCTCACGCCCAGGATGGTTCGAAGCGCAGTTGAGTTTTGCGCGGATGCGGTGGACTCGGGTCGGTATccgtgggcggcggtgacgtcgtgGGGGTTTCCGGAAGATCCAACGAGGGCGCCCGGGGCGAGCGGTTGCGGCGAGCTGACGTTCGCGGTGACGCCCGGGGGTCGGTACCTACTCTTcgcggactcgtcgtcgtga
- a CDS encoding predicted protein (Encodes a response regulator receiver with a CCT domain at C-terminus.): MGGRYNNKKRKGGGGDDRILKRDFKKGKRENVWDPKKSRVPDAKGEYKPYCKENEKFEEYYKGQRIVPEDEWDAFMESLRTPLPTSFRINGTGKFALDIRDQIENKLFAKVNEGDQSIDEEGNVVEPPRAVRWYPDRLAWQFNYSRQQLRRLPFLESIHDFVKRANEYGSITRQETVSMIPAFFLNITPDHRVLDMCAAPGSKTFQLLEMLHGSLGEEKEKLPTGFVIANDVDLKRCNLLTHQTKRANSPGLLVTNHEAQHFPDIVSRGGRTFQFDAILCDVPCSGDGTMRKAPDIWPRWSVGNGNGLHPLQLKIAVRAAQLLKIGGRLVYSTCTFNPIEDEAVVAALLQQSEGSLKLLDMSDQLPKLVRSPGIHTWEVHTKAGKANSFEEAQEVAKVHPTMFPDPSYAKLPLERCMRILPHQDDTGGFFIAVFEKVAEMPASLNPGPKKLKGPITIKTDLNVVKDSVKVELTLVNTHELRAEREAIAANGGAPLEPEAELLLTEVRGGGTRNRQGGGSQFGGLDPILPVSDTKVIHSIRDTYGIDLAKLPLDKNAVTRTADNTRPKRIYALTDGLREYLAADHREQLKVIAAGLKVFERQEHKDATASEGACDYRLVQDGLHVMLPFVNRQIIHPTIDELRLILQRRSLQLPGAEDPEKPDRAKFMDDATKAEVNAAVSGSCVFVPRISAADASALPAGCSPEEIAIACWKGKSSVNLLVSKVETDHLLEKLGMDVNKNGPKGGGMDTTSQTRKTRLATPRPWSEGARAEGALASLAGIAAVAEEGTGLDDAAKREAPAAAAQMHMPPGYPGMPPFFGMPPNPAAAAAAAAAAGMPFPPFPFPPIGQPGDGTNPPPMNPFPPCPPGVDPMLYAQHMGAAASAAAVSASAAGPLGSSAAAAEFVSKFYSVLQGAVQHQQETFGRVGAASTSAERRAEAIARFLKKRKERNFEKKVRYASRKRLAEARPRVRGQFVRLKEGEEVDDHDEHEAEEKQGSGGDDVSHEGEDGSGGGSNNGGSGSGSKENSASPTRHASTQDED, from the exons ATGGGCGGCCGGTACAACAACAAGAAGcgcaagggcggcggcggcgacgaccgcatCCTCAAGCGCGACTTCAAGAAGGGCAAGCGCGAGAACGTCTGGGATCCCAAGAAATCGCGCGTTcccgacgcgaagggcgaATACAAGCCGTACTGCAAGGAGAACGAGAAGTTCGAGGAGTACTACAAGGGCCAGAGGATCGTCCCCGAGGATGAGTGGGACGCGTTCATGGAGTCCCTTCGCACCCCGCTCCCAACCTCCTTCCGCATCAACGGCACCGGCAAGTTCGCGCTGGACATCAGGGACCAGATCGAGAACAAGCTCTTCGCCAAGGTGAACGAGGGCGACCAGtccatcgacgaggaggggaACGTCGTCGAACCCCCGCGGGCCGTCCGATGGTACCCGGACCGACTCGCGTGGCAGTTCAACTACAGCAGGCAGCAGCTGAGGCGCCTCCCGTTCTTGGAGTCCATCCACGACTTTGTCAAGCGCGCGAACGAGTACGGATCCATCACGCGGCAGGAGACGGTGTCCATGATTCCGGCGTTCTTCCTGAACATCACCCCGGACCACAGGGTGCTGGACatgtgcgccgcgcccgggagcAAGACGTTCCAGCTGCTGGAGATGCTCCACGGCTCCTTgggcgaggagaaggagaagcttCCCACCGGCTTTGTCATCGCAAACGACGTGGATCTCAAGCGGTGCAACCTGTTGACGCACCAGACCAAGCGAGCCAACTCCCCGGGCCTGCTCGTCACCAACCACGAGGCGCAGCACTTCCCCGATATCGTGTCCAGGGGCGGGAGGACGTTCCAGTTCGATGCTATCCTGTGCGACGTGCCCTGCTCCGGTGACGGCACCATGCGCAAGGCTCCCGACATCTGGCCCAGGTGGAGCGTCGGCAACGGCAACGGCCTCCACCCCCTGCAACTCAAgatcgccgtccgcgcggctcAGCTGCTCAAGATCGGCGGTAGGCTGGTATACAGCACGTGCACCTTCAACCccatcgaggacgaggccgtcGTCGCTGCGCTTCTCCAGCAGAGTGAGGGATCGCTCAAGCTCCTCGACATGTCCGACCAGCTCCCCAAGCTCGTCCGCAGTCCAGGCATCCACACCTGGGAGGTTCACACCAAGGCGGGCAAGGCCAACTCCTTCGAGGAGGCCCAGGAGGTCGCCAAGGTGCACCCCACCATGTTCCCCGACCCGAGCTACGCGAAGCTCCCGCTCGAGCGGTGCATGAGGATCCTACCCCACCAGGACGACACCGGCGGGTTCTTCATCGCGGTGTTCGAGAAGGTGGCCGAGATGCCCGCGTCGCTCAACCCGGGGCCCAAGAAACTGAAGGGCCCGATCACGATCAAGACGGACCTTAACGTCGTGAAGGACAGCGTCAAGGTTGAGCTCACCCTGGTCAACACCCACGAGCTGagggccgagcgcgaggctatcgcggcgaacggcggcgccccgttggagcccgaggcggagcTGCTCCTGACCGAggtgcgcggtggcggcacCAGGAACAggcagggcggcggctcccagttcggcggcctcgacccAATCCTCCCCGTCTCCGATACGAAGGTGATTCATAGCATCAGGGACACCTACGGCATcgacctcgccaagctccCGCTGGATAAgaacgcggtgacgcgcacCGCGGATAACACCCGCCCCAAGCGAATCTacgcgctcaccgacggcTTGCGCGAGTACCTGGCCGCCGACCACAGGGAGCAGCTCAAggtgatcgccgcgggtttgAAGGTTTTCGAGAGGCAGGAGCACAAGGACGCGACGGCATCCGAGGGCGCGTGCGACTACAGGCTGGTGCAGGACGGCTTGCACGTGATGCTCCCGTTTGTGAACCGGCAGATCATCCACCCGACGATTGACGAGCTCAGGCTGATTCTCCAGAGGAGGAGCCTCCAGctcccgggcgcggaggacccGGAGAAGCCCGACAGGGCCAAGTtcatggacgacgcgacgaaggcggaggtgaacgcggcggtgagcggctCGTGCGTGTTTGTGCCGAGGATATCagcggcggatgcgagcgCGTTGCCCGCGGGGTGCTCGCCGGAGGAGATCGCCATCGCGTGCTGGAAGGGGAAGAGCAGCGTGAACCTGCTGGTGAGCAAGGTGGAGACGGATCATCTGCTGGAAAAACTCGGGATGGACGTGAACAAGAACGGCCCCAAGGGTGGCGGCATGGAC ACAACCAGCCAGACGCGCAAAACGAGACTGGCGACACCCCGACCCTGGAGCGAGGGAGCGAGGGCGGAgggggcgctcgcgtcgctcgcgggcatcgcggccgtggcggaggagggcacggggctggacgacgccgccaagcgtgaagcgcccgccgccgccgcgcagatgCATATGCCTCCGGGCTACCCCGGCatgccgcccttcttcggcATGCCccccaaccccgccgcggccgcggcggcggcggcggcggcggggatgccCTTCCCGCCGTTTCCGTTTCCGCCGATTGGCCAGCCGGGCGACGGGACCAACCCCCCGCCGATGAACCCCTTCCCGCCGTGCCCCCCGGGCGTTGACCCGATGCTCTACGCGCAGCAcatgggcgcggcggcgtccgcggcggctgtctccgcgtccgccgcgggtcccctcggctcgagcgcggcggcggctgagtTTGTCTCCAAGTTTTACAGCGTGCTCCAGGGCGCGGTGCAGCACCAGCAGGAGACGTTTGGGAGGGttggcgccgcgtccacctcggcggaacgacgcgccgaggcaaTCGCCCGCTTCCTCAAGAAGCGTAAGGAGCGCAACTTTGAGAAGAAGGTGAGGTACGCCAGCCGCAAGaggctggcggaggcgaggccGCGAGTCCGGGGTCAGTTTGTCAGGCtcaaggagggcgaggaggtggatgaccacgacgagcacgaggctgaggagaagcagggcagcggcggcgacgacgtcagccacgagggcgaggatggcAGCGGCGGGGGGAGCAACAACGGGGGCAGCGGCAGCGGCTCCAAGGAAAACTCCGCGTCCCCGACCCGTCACGCCTCCACCCAGGACGAGGACTGA